The Anastrepha ludens isolate Willacy chromosome X, idAnaLude1.1, whole genome shotgun sequence genome includes a window with the following:
- the LOC128869563 gene encoding uncharacterized protein LOC128869563 produces the protein MLNTNAMEKESERLNTVMSKLLIRCRLDMEAEFAAGKKKSSVLWGKVLDSMKAVNPDVPDSKEVLQRKFFNFLASYKRIKKRNKESGRNATTWEYFDEFDAMYGCRHSVEPPEENLQSALASPSGDESECDLEEQVGSARKRSKKTANEAISFFKEEASKEQKRHEDVLRLEREKLEIEKEKIGVLNSLRDILAKINTRVELRL, from the exons ATGCTTAACACAAATGCAATGGAAAAAGAAAG CGAAAGACTGAATACTGTCATGAGCAAGCTACTAATTAGATGCCGGCTGGACATGGAGGCCGAATTCGCTGCCGGTAAAAAGAAAAGTTCTGTTCTCTGGGGCAAAGTCCTAGATTCCATGAAGGCAGTAAATCCAGATGTTCCTGATAGTAAGGAAGTACTCcagagaaaattttttaattttttagcatcGTATAAACGCataaaaaagcgaaataaagaATCAGGTCGGAACGCAACCACCTGGGAGTACTTCGACGAGTTTGATGCCATGTACGGTTGTCGGCATTCAGTTGAGCCGCCAGAGGAAAATTTGCAGTCTGCCTTGGCAAGCCCATCGGGTGATGAAAGCGAGTGCGATTTGGAAGAGCAGGTTGGCAGCGCAAGGAAACGTTCCAAGAAAACGGCAAATGAGGCGATATCATTTTTTAAGGAAGAAGCTAGCAAGGAACAAAAACGTCATGAGGATGTACTACGGTTAGAGAGGGAAAAGCTTGAGATTGAAAAGGAGAAAATTGGTGTGCTAAACTCTTTGCGCGACATTTTAGCTAAGATTAATACACGCGTTGAACTGAGGTTGTAG